A region from the Dendropsophus ebraccatus isolate aDenEbr1 chromosome 1, aDenEbr1.pat, whole genome shotgun sequence genome encodes:
- the ARPIN gene encoding arpin, protein MSRIYHDNALQIKPVHDERLPGDWEPAVYQSGPGVLLEGALVDYSRHTVTDVKGKKERWYILYMRPNKIHCRKFDSKGNEIEPNFSDTKKVNTGYLQSSYKVEAKGETDRLQPEELKRLVNKEELMKISLKLTPKDCVAFWLPEAEMEKTELEFGEQLRLKTLGDGPFIFSLAKVDTGTVTKCNFAGDAQTGASWTDNIMANKSRSAEPTSEARGQGDGAEDDEWDD, encoded by the exons ATGAGTCGCATCTATCACGATAATGCCCTGCAGATCAAGCCGGTGCACGATGAGCGGCTGCCCGGGGACTGGGAGCCTGCCGTGTATCAGAG tgGACCGGGCGTTCTTCTGGAAGGGGCACTAGTGGATTACTCTCGCCACACAGTCACTGATGTCAAAGGGAAGAAG GAACGATGGTATATTCTCTACATGAGACCAAACAAGATACATTGCAGGAAGTTTGACAGTAAAGGAAATGAAATTGAGCCTAACTTCAGTGACACTAAAAAGGTGAACACTGGCTACCTGCAGTCTTCTTACA AGGTGGAAGCGAAGGGTGAAACAGACAGACTGCAGCCAGAGGAACTGAAACGTCTTGTTAACAAGGAGGAATTAATGAAAATCAGTCTGAAGTTAACCCCCAAGGATTGCGTTGCATTTTGGTTGCCAGAAGCTGAAATGGAGAAGACTGAACTAGAGTTTGGTGAACAATTAAGATTGAAAACCTTGGGAGATGGACCTTTTATAT TTTCCTTGGCAAAGGTTGACACTGGGACAGTAACAAAATGTAATTTTGCTGGAGATGCTCAGACTGGAGCTTCCTGGACAGACAACATAATGGCCAATAAATCTCGCAGTGCTGAGCCTACATCCGAGGCCCGTGGTCAGGGTGATGGAGCTGAAGATGACGAATGG